A single Seriola aureovittata isolate HTS-2021-v1 ecotype China chromosome 19, ASM2101889v1, whole genome shotgun sequence DNA region contains:
- the LOC130187799 gene encoding E3 ubiquitin-protein ligase TRIM35-like, with translation MASRLEEDFCCAICHEVFRDPVLLSCSHSFCKDCLKSWWREKPTQECPFCKRRSSKIEPPLNRVLRNLCEAFSQERDRKHSEGLCSLHSEKLCLFCLDDQQPVCLVCRDSVKHSSHRFRPIDEVARQHRMKFRETLEPLKKKLKGFEQVKEEFDQTADYIRVQAQHTEKQIREQFKKLHQFLEEEEEARVSALFDEEEQKSRMMKEKMEALSREMAALSETVRAAEDDLRADDVSLLLNYNASVDSLQQRPLLEDPQLPPGALIDQAKHLGNLTFKIYNKMKCMVSYSPVVLDPNTAHPRFHLSEDLTSVSRGWEQPLPDNPERFIGLIVLGSEGFNSGTHSWDVQVGESARWTLGILRESFQRKVRGQTGCWRIRLSEGEYSAWSPKASPTVLRVQRKLQRVRVNLDWNRGKLSFSDPDTHTHIHTFTHTFTERMFPFILNADHLSVKLFPMRVSVTVEENS, from the coding sequence ATGGCTTCCAGATTAGAGGAGGATTTCTGCTGTGCGATTTGTCATGAGGTCTTCAGAGACCCAGTTCTTCTgtcctgcagccacagcttcTGTAAAGACTGTCtgaagagctggtggagagagaaaccaaCACAAGAGTGTCCATTTTGTAAGAGAAGATCTTCAAAGATAGAACCACCTTTGAATCGGGTCTTAAGGAACCTGTGTGAGGCCTTCTCACAGGAGAGAGATAGGAAACATTCGGAGGgtctctgcagtctgcactctgAGAAACTCTGCCTCTTCTGTCTGGACGATCAGCAGCCAGTGTGTCTCGTCTGCAGGGATTCAGTAAAACACAGCAGCCACAGATTCAGACCCATCGATGAAGTTGCTCGACAACACAGGATGAAATTTCGGGAAACTCTGGAGCCCTTAAAGAAGAAGTTAAAGGGTTTTGAACAAGTTAAAGAGGAGTTTGATCAAACAGCAGACTACATTAGGGTCCAGGCCCAACATACAGAGAAGCAGATTAGGGAGCAGTTTAAGAAGCTTCACCAGTTtctagaggaggaagaggaggccagggTGTCTGCACTGTTTgatgaagaggagcagaagagtcgaatgatgaaggagaagatggaggctctgagcagagagatggCAGCTCTTTCAGAGACGGTCAGAGCCGCAGAGGACGACCTGAGAGCCGATGACGTCTCGCTCCTGCTCAACTACAATGCTTCAGTGGACAGCCTCcagcagcgccccctgctggaggaTCCACAGCTGCCCCCGGGAGCTCTGATAGACCAGGCCAAACACCTGGGCAACCTGACCTTCAAGATCTACAACAAGATGAAGTGCATGGTCTCCTACAGTCCCGTGGTTCTGGACCCAAACACTGCTCATCCCAGATTCCACCTGTCTGAAGATCTGACCAGTGTGAGTCGAGGATGGGAACAGCCACTTCCCGACAATCCGGAGAGGTTCATCGGCCTCATCGTCCTGGGCTCGGAGGGTTTTAACTCTGGGACTCACAGCTGGGACGTCCAGGTTGGAGAAAGTGCACGCTGGACGCTGGGCATTTTAAGAGAGTCATTCCAGAGGAAGGTACGAGGACAGACTGGATGCTGGAGAATAAGGCTGTCTGAAGGCGAATACTCGGCGTGGTCACCGAAAGCTTCGCCCACCGTTCTCCGAGTGCAGAGGAAGCTCCAGAGGGTCAGAGTGAATCTGGACTGGAACAGAGGAAAGCTGTCGTTCTCTGATCCcgatactcacacacacatacacaccttcacacacactttcactgagaggatgtttccattcattttaaatgccGATCACCTCTCAGTGAAGCTCTTTCCAATGAGGGTGTCTGTGACAGTGGAAGAGAACAGTTAG